The Candidatus Neomarinimicrobiota bacterium nucleotide sequence GAGTATTTTTGCGGCGCGAGTTCCGATATCATCTACCAAAGCCCATGTAATATCATCTTCGGTTTTGTTCGGGCTTTCTGAGATCAGCCTGTCAATGACAGGCAGCCATTCATCTGGTTTATTTTCAACTACCATCTTAACAATCACCGGATTGGAGGTGGCGCCTACGGCGCCCTGATCGACAGCATCCTGTAATTCTTTCAGGTCACATGAATCATTCCACCAGTCGCTGCCGAAGTCGGTAGTAAGTTGCATCTTTGTATTATTCATCTATCGCCTTCTCACGTTTATAATTTATATGTTTGCAATTTCACTTATATATCGTTTTGCAATTTTGGAATATTGAAGCGGGTTATTTTTTGACGGATCCCCTTCGGCTTCTACTATCATCCACCCATTATAGTTCGACTCGATAACGACGTCGAAAACCGGTTTAAAATCGATCATCCCGTCTCCCGGCACCGTAAATACTCCTTCTATAACCGAATCCAGAAAGGAAGCATCCTTGTCTAACATTTCGGTCAATACATTCTCGCGAACGTCCTTCAAATGAATATGACGAATACGGCCGATATATCTTTCGTAAACCGGCAGCGGGTCAAACCCTGCGAAACGCATATGACCTGTATCAGCGCACAGGTAAACCTTTTCATTCGCAGTCGAGGACATCAATCGGTCGATCTCGTCTTCAGTCTGAACTCCGGTCCCCATGTGGTGATGGAATGCAGGGCTGATTCCATATGCATCACATAATTCACCGGTTTTTTTTAAACCTGTAATTAGACGATCCCATTCCCTGTCATCAAACACCGGTTTATTTGATAACGGCTTGTTCCTGTCACCATGGACACTCCCGCTGCACTCGGCAATATTGATCACGCTCGTTCCCATCGCCGAAAGAAATTCCAAGTTCTCTTTTATCCTGGACAGCTCGGCTTCCAAATCGTCGTTCTCAACAAAATAAGTGGTATGCCACATAGAGGCTAATGATAATCCATATTTAGAGAGCAACGGTTTAAGCGTGGCAGCCTGAGTCGGAAACTTATTTCCTAATTCCGTTCCCGCATATCCGGCTTCCTGCATCTCAGACAGACATCTGTCGAGTGAAATGTCCGCCCCAAGTTCCGGGAGGTCATCGTTAGACCAATTTATCGGCGCAATCCCCAATTTCACTCTCTGCTGACTCACTAAAAATACCGTTCTTTTTTTACTTTTTCCTCATATTCTTTTCGTGCTTGCTGTACCGTCTGCATTTCCGAAACTTCTGCTATCGGTACGTCCCACCACGATTCGTAGCCGGGGACATCCGATGGTTCAAGTTCGATGATGATTGCCGTGGTCTTTTCATTTCCCCTGGCTTTTTTCAGCGCTGAATCAAACTCTTCGCGTGTTCCGGCTCTGATGCCTTCGGCGCCGAGGGAGATAACATTCTCAACAAAGTCAATTTCAAGAAAATCGCCCGTTAGTTTCTCGGTTTTCGGGTCACGACGTCGTAACTTATTTCCGAATCCCATACTTCCGAGGCTCTTCGACAAGCCATCTATGCTTCCATACCCATGGTTGTCCACAAGGATAATTATAAGTTTCTTATCCTCCTGAAGAGAAGTGACAATTTCGGTATGCATCATGAGATAAGAACCGTCCCCGACCATAACGAACACATCACCCTCCTCTTTCGCAAATCTTACACCGAGTCCACCGGCTATTTCATAGCCCATACACGAATAGCCGTATTCCATGTGGTACTGGTCGCCGTTCTCCGCCCGCCACAGCTTATGCAGGTCCCCCGGAAGGCTTCCTGCAGCACAAACTAAAGTATCCTTGTCTGTCATGAATTCATTCAATATACCGATTATTTCACCTTGACTGACCTTTTCCCCGTTGCCCGGTGAGAATATTCGAT carries:
- the iolE gene encoding myo-inosose-2 dehydratase is translated as MSQQRVKLGIAPINWSNDDLPELGADISLDRCLSEMQEAGYAGTELGNKFPTQAATLKPLLSKYGLSLASMWHTTYFVENDDLEAELSRIKENLEFLSAMGTSVINIAECSGSVHGDRNKPLSNKPVFDDREWDRLITGLKKTGELCDAYGISPAFHHHMGTGVQTEDEIDRLMSSTANEKVYLCADTGHMRFAGFDPLPVYERYIGRIRHIHLKDVRENVLTEMLDKDASFLDSVIEGVFTVPGDGMIDFKPVFDVVIESNYNGWMIVEAEGDPSKNNPLQYSKIAKRYISEIANI